ataccagcagtagttactttgaaaggagtaactagatttataaaaagagttcccaaaataacagtttgctgtaaatcctttgtaagaataaaaatattttttagagcaATATTGTTGTTTAGAATTGTAGCTTCAGTTTTTCCCGCAATTCTGatctttgaactattggctAAGGTGagcctttcttttgttttttgatgatatcttttaggaaccaactcataattgatacagttgaggtctgctcTTGTATCAAACAAAGCTATAGTTTCTATCTGAAAATCACCaggaaaaatgagttttatttggatcaaatattttcttgaggttatttcttttaaaacattaatgaagttttctggaacattttcagaaacctcaagattttggaaatcattttcttcttcagaatcagaatcactattctgtttaagaatcaagctttggagcaaaacagaatcattttgttgtttttctttcaaatctttgagctctgttttgatggctttgatttctttttaaagttcTTGGACGGTAGGGAGagggtttttttttaactttttttctttttccaagatcatagtaagatTATAGGTGTTCTTACTAGAGGAAGGGACgagggtttcagtttttagaatttctttcaaaacttgtttttggatttgaggGTTATTAATATGTTTGACGGCTTCAaaaagagcttcttgttgtctagtgagcatattaatattctttggaATATCATCATAATCTGACTCAGAATAATCGAatgaggttttaatttcatcaatttgaaactcttcctcactatttgaaaattctgattcagaggaatcaataagaagagctgaaattttgctcaaaatttcttcttctatttggagctcatgaagttttttagaaaacttgcaatactttgaagtgtgacccttttttcttcatttgtaGCAAGTAaatttgctaaaatcttttttaaaattttgttttggaaatttagaagaggatggtcttttgtaaaaattctctttgtttttgggtgctttcctatttttgaaaaaatattttttcttaaaagatttaggaaaatcttctttgcattttcctttgcaggtaggggaaggttctatgggattataTTCAAACTGGTTGCAAAAACTACGTAGTTCTTGCttagtcttcttcattttccatttgagttgtctttggagtttaaggtcatggcaaatCTTCAATCATTCTTTCTGGgtaaggctaactaattcaccataagtgtagaaatcataagggatttgaccattatgggcttctcttatggtattcttaaccctttcacctagtatcttaggtaaaccagctaagaatttttctttccagaaaggttggtttgaatctttcctaagcatgactctggtaaGGAAAGTATCTTTATAagcttggaaattgctaagcttaTTACAGGTTAGATTGCTGAGAAGCTCAttattcttatcttttagaagagaATGGTCTCTTATGAAATGGAGGAAAATCGTTAAAATTAAGGTTGACACAGCATCCTCAGTAGGATTTCCTagctcatctaagatggggTTCCCTTCTATGGTAGTTTGGatggcacctaggatttggagctgctgtgcttgtgtgagatggtaatcccaccatcctttaagctggccagaaaatccagctataagGAGCTCGGGAATGGCTCTATTAGAGGTACCGCTTTGGGatttgtaggcattggctgccatggtcatctgttgtaagagaccaagaatgttgtattctgacattccatctatattccattcatagacggaagatgcattgaatctagattgggtaaggatattatttctattttctatccCTAGATCTGGGGCAGTATTCCTAGAAGTATGCCAagtcaatctaggggcttgccatcccaatctgttgatgttggaaggtttttcagtgacactttcaagttctgaatcattagattcatcgcattgggcttgatctatagcactgatattcctactgctttgaggagtatcgaGTACTAGGTTTTTGGAGGACTCAGAAGTGGCTAATTTGCTAACAAACTCGGTTTCGAAATTGGTCTTGACCAGAGGTAAGACCggatttttgagcttttctgtTTGGCTTATCTCTTCCGGATGACCAGTGTTGGGAattggagaggtgaagactGTAGGAGGTTTTGAATTTGGCTTTCTATCCCcattgtgttaagataggtattcgagaaattgttctgctgaataatattcttgacatttttcttAAGCTCTTCTCCAACTAATTAGTAAGGTGTGGCTTCTATTTCGTTCTCTCCATAAGaaatggttattttcctaaagggaggatgttcagattggatggtttggttttctccGACCTTCCACTATGGAGTCTTGTTCCTTACAGTAATAGGACtaataagtttttctttaaaaggataaagaatactgttttctttgcaataaatctgaaaccaatcaaaaaatttgatttggattttgttttgtatgcaaaattggtagtatctttcttggatattgtcatttttttgtaaaaaatgtttaaaaaaccaaagttttttagaatggtttttctttgaatagaaatcttcatgtaaaagctttttattgatttgaaaatcttttgaaatcatgttaatttctgcttctagattttgagttattgcagatggtgatgatgaagagggggtagagacggtctctatatcatcatctttctttggttcattaTAAACGGGTCTagggatattgctttggtaatcaacattctgtaATATGgtgtttgagcttggtatatcagatgttgaaaatcttggttgtgtttgtgatggagttggttctttgtaaagggcataaataacagaaggtatttttgatacccttccaatatctatagTCGAGGTTGAAGagtcatcatcagaaaatttggaagaggttgatttcctgttgaatgtaagctttactttCCCATCTGGAACCTGGATTATGTTTctgagatttgtatttggctctgtttgctttggtgatTCAGGTTGGGTCGCATCTTCAAGaatccattcttctggaagagtgatatctttcaattgaatggtttttggaatagttgcatTGGATTTAGAAAGATCTGTTTGAATGAATAAGGTTTCTTCTTTTGGTGAATGGAGTTTATGTTTcgaaccaaaagcagaaatcatagctttgtaatgtattttgaaaatcaatgcttttatcggaatagatccttcaagcattttgtaattatgtgtctttatttgaagaacaatgctctttaaaatatttttatcatttaaagaaattataatgtatggaaaacaattgaaagaaattgatcTTTTATTAAGGCttgactcaacagtacctaataaagaatcatagaaatttgtgAACTTAGTatctctaaggactgctaaAATAGAAGTATCTAAACtttctctggtaaggggctttatACCTACCTGAATAAGGCCTATATGAATGTActtatagtctttttctttatgcttttggagggtctttggattcaaaagataaatttcttcaaaaagctttgaaatttgaatatctctttcttcagttttgatagtaaaatcagttttgaagagaggaaactttgaaaactcatagatttacttcttttgaatcctgggtatttcccaataatcaatatgctttgaaaaatcttcaatagtgatttcctcACTATTTACCAAACTTTTAGACCTTGAAGACtcagaggtagaagagtttgagaaagaagaagatctataaaaaaaaggttctaaattcattttaaaataaatcaagataactttctaaacaaacatgaaccaagccaccagATTTGCTGCCCTTAAATCAGACGGGACTTATtactgtgcataaatgaacaagtttGTTTATCAGTGATATGATGCAGGATGCTACTTTAAACCCTGGAATATATCAAAGCCCCAATCTTACTAGcagtctatccttgaggtaactagttctgcaaaattcaaacacttcaaaaagcataaagaccacaaagaccctgcatattccaCATACACCATCCAAAGAATTCTCCACCCTTCAGATTGAAGAATGGATTTACATTCACCAAGATCTTTCCAACTTCCCTCCAAAGCACCTACCCATCAAGCCTAAATACttctttcaactattgggattaccaacaagcttggtttaatacctttcttttacaaaacaaaggacaaagccattcttggcATTTCTACTTCGACACAAGCACAATACAAACTTCAAAAATcccatattggtttaaacaatggtaaaatttttatgGCAATATTCCATAGACCATAATTCTAAAAGTTCTACCTTTGTTTAATCTATTCAAAGCCCActataaaccaaacaaaatagaaagacatttTCCtctttacttctattttgttcaaacttctttctcccctgggtatgtgtatagtattttcatttcaaccaagcagcagatggagaaatcatcattgcccgaagattcaaagttaaatggtgggataaatttaaccaccaagaaaaattatttctaaagatggtacaaagttttctttcaaagaatAGCTTCTTGTCACCTCCGAAAGAACATACCACTTTCCTGGCACAAAAATCTttcattattccaaagctagcgACAGCTCAAACAGAAAaagatttcttacaattgatcaaacagTTGTCAGAAACCGCCtcttcaaaaggaaaatctaaagcttcatcttcctcttctagtaccagctcagcagcaattgatctagatggtgactcgaaCGAAGATGACTGTGTTGGAATATTTAAGCCCATCAAATAACATCTTTGTAAAGcccttgggttgaaaaccGAAATGGCGACCCCAATATAATTCGCGAATGGGCCAAATgcccaatatatatatatatatatatatatatatatatatataaagtcattttaaaaagaaaaaaagaagacaaaagactctgcacctttacttttttaaagtaaaagattCCTCAGTGTTGAAGCATGGCAGACAACTTTTGTAAAAAACATGGAGCCTCTCACTCCATTATCAAAAGCATTCAAAAGACGTGGAACCCCTCACTCCATTATGAAGAGCATCCAAAGCAACAATTATAGACACTCAAGActgaagacctctataaatagaggagctaccaaagaagaaggcagactgaaaaataacaagaaactcttgtattcttcaagtcataccattagaaatatagtgagaaaagagagtgtaagagtgatagtgagaaacCACTTTCCTCTTGTATTCAACTACttttgtaagttatatttcttttgtttaaaactttcaatttaaagcttttatttcaaagtttgtatatttgctCATCCatcaataagaaataatttgttattatatcttatttttcattttcttttaagatttaacaagtgTATGTTTTATGTTTgcctcatatatatatatatatatatatatgagcactgttttaatattatctttctcTATCCCACTTTTTTCATATGGCAtgtcatataatttttagagaattaattaatttaacatatttttctACTATTTTAAAGAGTATTATGTTACAATTTTCAATACcttaattagaatattaattatttcatattatattttttaaaattattatttataaatttcactttaaacaatttctttctcagatattatattataatatacaccttaattataaattttaaacatcTCATGgtcctttttttcttcaatttttttataattttaaattttaattaatttttttaaatttttatttccatagttgaataattatattattaattaaataattatttttaattattatttatatttatttatacctCACTTCTcattatattctattttttaaatatatttcacgAAATTATTCCAATATAGTTCAACTtcaagtaaaaaatttaatcaaataaaatttaatttttatataatttagtaaattaaaagaataacgtaaaatatttttactttatatatgtaaagtaaaaaatattattgaagtatatacataaatataaaaataaaaaataaaataaaatattaaattaagttataatataaatatttaatttgattcaatttatatttattaaaatatttaattttatgagatactactatttatttaattttatataaataataaaaaattaaagaatttagattacaaaaattatcaaatcatgtaaaaaaaaatctcttaaTCCGGAaatttatcatcatcaaaattaataaatatttatatatccaATAAAAAGTTCAACataactatttatatttagttagttatataatcaattaaattttaaatattttattaaatctttatGGTAATAGTATTAttcgattttaattttaaaagttttataatttttattaatattaaaattaaattttctataatataaaattatctagtttaaaataaaatattaattttgtttcaacTCCGAGAATCTCACTATAGCTTTCACTGCTCATTTTCATTCGATTAGCATGTAATAActgtctattttaatttattattattatttccgGTTTTATAGCTGGATAATTGATAACTATAAGTTactaaaaacaattaaaagacatttataataaatattacttaTAATTCTCCGAAAGTCAAATGGTTAACAAGGTGTCAGTGTTCAagtaaaacaacaaaatagtCACTACTCTCACGATCGCCACACGATctcttgaaatatatatatataaacagaTCCATCCAAAATCAAGAGGAGACCTAACAATGGCTGCTGTTCTACCTAATGTTCTCCGACCATCTCAGACTGTCCCCAAGTGCTCCACCACTGCCGGCTCCGTTGCGGCCCCCACCACTGCCTTAACAATGACAACTAAAAACTGCACTTATCTGTTTTCTCCATCTTTTCTTTCCAATACGTCGGTCGATCAGAATTCTCCATCGGATGGTAAAGCTAAGCTTGTGGTGCATAGTGAAACCCATAAACAGAACTCAATCGATAGAATAAAAGATgtagaagaaaagaatcaGGTTTTGAGACCCAAAAGGGTTATTTACAAGAAATCTTTTGCTGATGAATTAGATGATGttaaaaagaatgagaagaagaagaaagtccCAAGTTATACTATTGCACTTACAAAAGAAGagattaaaaatgatattttggCCATTACTGGTGGAATCAAATTGCCTAGAAAATCCAAGGGGATACCCATGAATGTgaagaaaaatcttaataaaGTCTTTCCTGGTTTAAGGTTGTCATCAATAACCGTTGATTCTTATAAAGTTCAAAAGAGGAAGGTTTGATGTCTTCAACCATTACAGCAACATGTTTTTgtctttcctttcctttttttttttctttttttttttttcaaattacttAGTACCACCATTGGTGCATTTATTGTTGATTCCTCCAAATTTTTTCACTTAGCATGCCTTGCCCTATAGGTTGGGTGTATTAGGGAGACCAAATGGTCTTGGGTTTAGCATGGCACAGACATGTTCATGTTAAGTTTTTCCTGGATTCTGAGTATAACTGGAGATTTCTGCTTAGTTGATTTatgatgaaattttatttttcttatagttatttttgtaaaagGAGGGCTTAATTTCTTCCTCCATTAAAACATGTTTGCCATGGTTATCATTTATCAAATTTCACATACTCATTcctaataatatttgaaacCCTTGATGATTCTGTTGAAGACCTTGCAGCAATTAGCTCACCATATTAGTTTTGTTTGCTTAATGCAACTGGCACCCAACTTTTTGACTCCTGTTCCAAATTATGGATGCTTTTACGACCAGCTCTATAGACCAATATGGTTTCCTTGTTCTTAGGTGATGTAAGCTCTTCAAAAATTGGAACAGACAAAAAGATGTGATATTGtgccttttctttcttaagaaaaggaaattgtaATTGAAGAATCTGCTCTTCTTATTCTTCGTAACGTTATTTGTGCGTTTTCTTTGTCAAGTAATCattcaaaagaaattcttGACAGAACATACGGAACATTATGGTTTGGAATTATGCTTTCAGCTTTCTTCTCATTCatgtctttttttatatatattttgtttcacTTCTCTTTGGCTATTTAACACTGTTATTCACAATCACTGGCCATTAAACTGAGGTAAGTTTCACTTCTTGTTTCCAATGATCCAgatttatgtgtttatttactttattttgttgTCAAATTTATCATTTGCATAATCAGCATTCCTGTTTTAGGTGTGACCGAAacgttttcttttatttggctgcaatcaaatttctttctttctgataaaattttatacaagTGCAGATGTTCTGTTAATAGAAAACGCTGCTGTGATTGATTCTCTGTTGGTAATGAGTACTTGCTTATATGTCACCAGGGAGGGCATTAACCAATTGGAAATATGGCAGCACTTCAAGGCAAACTCAACATCCACACGTAGAGCTGACAATTGACATTCCTGATGACCTGGAGACTAGCATGCAGGATGACTTTTGTATCTACAGCGTGCCACCTACACTTCGCCAAATCTACCCTGAAGCCTATACTCAGGTAATCTCTATAGGTCCTATTCACTATGGCAAACAAAAACTTCAGGCTATGCAAATTCAGAAACtaagatatttaaaagaattttgcaaaagaaaaatgctcAAAGTTAATAAATCTTCAAGTGACCATGatgaaattaaggaaaaagaaatagagagagaaTTTTCAACTGATCTTCTTAACGAAATTAATGTGGAAGAAATGCGTCGATGTTATGCAGATAACTTTGAATTTTGCAGCACTGAGTTTGTTAATATGATTCTGTTGGATAGTGTCTTTATTCTTGAGCTCTTTATGAGACATCACAAAGATTCGAAGAATCAGAAGGATTTTGTTTTAGGTAAACCCTGGCTGAGAACTGATGTGCAACAAGATTTGGTTCTACTTGAAAATCAGCTGCCTTTCTCTAGTCTTGAAAAACTATATAACTTTGCCAAACCTAATTTTGTTAACGAAAAAGATTACCCTTCTCTTCTTGAACTTAC
The Ricinus communis isolate WT05 ecotype wild-type chromosome 1, ASM1957865v1, whole genome shotgun sequence DNA segment above includes these coding regions:
- the LOC8265808 gene encoding UPF0481 protein At3g47200: MSPGRALTNWKYGSTSRQTQHPHVELTIDIPDDLETSMQDDFCIYSVPPTLRQIYPEAYTQVISIGPIHYGKQKLQAMQIQKLRYLKEFCKRKMLKVNKSSSDHDEIKEKEIEREFSTDLLNEINVEEMRRCYADNFEFCSTEFVNMILLDSVFILELFMRHHKDSKNQKDFVLGKPWLRTDVQQDLVLLENQLPFSSLEKLYNFAKPNFVNEKDYPSLLELTVIISPISSPRIPKYRTLRKCYISLIYIGSLYSITKLHQAGLKLKPAQNKCFLEIGFEPGITCLWRAELQFPCFEVDDTTEFVVRNLMALEQCHYPYETYICNYIRLWDLLIDTAEDVDLLVEKKNLVNGLGDGATVANLVNKLCNQIAEVQSCYYPLSKDLNEYYEHCGNQTMAILRKVYFGDLWRGTGTVAAVLLLILTIIQAACSILQL